The Gammaproteobacteria bacterium sequence CAGGGCGCCGCCGTAACCGAGCAGGGTACCTTCAGCTGACGCAACCGATCTTTCGAAGGGATCACGCTTGAGGTTGTTGATCTGGGTCCAGTGATACGAGCTTGCATCATTGAACGCTTCCAGCGCATTGGAAGAAACCATGGTGTAGTAGAACTTCCAGTTCTTGTAGCGCACCGCCGAAGGTTGTGCACCGGTGTAGTAGAAGAAGGTGTCGCGTGCCGAATCGGCCTTGCCCTCGAGATAGTCCCGCTGGTCGAAACCGTCCAGCGTGGTCTTGACGATGCCGGGGTACTTGCCGGCCTCAATCCGCTTCTTCAGGCCGTCACCCGAAGGTCCGCCGGCGATATTGACCAGCGTTGGCACCCAGTCCAGAGAGGAAAATATCTGGTCGGGGTTTGTGCCAGCTTCGACGTGCCCGGGCCAGCGAACGAGCATCGGTGCCCGCATACCGCCTTCCCAGGTGGTCAGCTTGCCACCCCTGAAAGGCGTGATCCCGCCGTCGGGGTAGGTGATGGACTCGGCGCCGTTATCGGTGGTGAAGACGATGATGGTGTTGTCCATCTCGCCCATTTCTTCGAGCTTTTTGAACACGTAGCCGATGTTGTCGTCCATCTGCTTCATGCCGGCTTCGTTGATGCCCCAGTCTTTGCCGCCTTTCTCACCCAGCATGTCCAAGTACTTTTCTGAAAGCATGGTGGTGACATGCATGCGTGCCGGGTTGTACCAGACGAAGAACGGCTTGTCGGTCTTGTCGGGGTCGTTGCGGTCGAGGAAGTCGATGACCTGCGTGGAGATTTCCTCATCAATGGTCTTGGAGCGTTCCAGTGTCAGCGGCCCCATGTCCTTGCAGCTCTGGTTTTTCTCGCTGCCGTCCTTGGAGGTGCAATGAAGAACCGGCCGCGGTGGGAACATGCAGAGCCCATCTTCCGGATCAATGGCGCCGGGGACTTCTTTGAGGCCCTTGACCGGGGTGTTCTTACACGGTGGAACTACCGCCTGATCGGTCGGGGAGCTGTTGATATCCGGGAAGCTCACCCCCTGCATCGCGTCGAGGTGATACAGATAGCCCCAGAATTCCTGGAAGCCGTGTGCAGTCGGCAGCGACGCTGATTTATCACCCAAGTGGTTCTTGCCGAATTCGCCGGTGTTGTAGCCGAGGTCCAGCAGGAATTTGGCTATCGCAGGCGTGCCCGGCAACAGCGAACTGGTGGCACCCGGAAGCTGCGGCATGACCATGCCCGCGCGCAACGGATGCATACCGGTGGAGAAGGCGGTGCGGCCGGCCGTGCAGCTCTGCTCGGCATAATAGGTCATGAATCTTGCGCCTTCTTTCGCCAGGCGGTCGATGTTGGGCGTTTCCCCTACCATCAGGCCCTGATGGTAGGCACCCACGTTCATGATGCCGATGTCATCGCCCATGATGAACAGGATGTTCGGTTGTTTCTGCTCTGCGGCCTGAGCGTATGCCGGGGCCATTGTCCCGATGGCAGCCGCTCCCAGCGCGATCGCGGTCGCGCAGAGCGCTCCGGCGCGTTGCGCGAAGGATCTGCCTCGTCTTTTCTGTCGCATCATTTGTGCTCCTGCTGATTTTCAGTCATGTAGATTTTCCCGTTTTCGACTTTCGTCATCCCTAACGCCAAAGCGGCGTCCAGACGTGCCTCTATTTCGGCTCCGATTTCGTCTGCGAGCTGGCGGTATTCCATCGCCCGGTCAGTGTGTTTCTTGACACACTGCCAGTGTCGAAGCGCTTTCACCGCCACCTCGTAGTCCTCACAGACGCCGCGGAATGCCGCTTCCCGAGAACAGAGCCTGCGGATCTCCAGCTGTCGCTTCGGAAACCGTTCCTCTAAGGCAGATAGGCTAGTCAGCGAACACCCCCCACGCTCAACAGCAAGCCTCTCGCCCGCGAGAGACGTTATCGTAGCATGGGATTAGGCCACGAGAAGCCGTGTGACGGGAGGTGCGAACATGTTCGCACCTCGCTCTTTCTTCAGATTTTCAGGAGCGACGAGACAGGGTGCCCGCGCCCTGGCCCGTACCAAGCCCTATGTAAATTCCCGTGCTTCAGCATTCCAATACCTCGTGTATGCTGAGCAGGATCAATTTTCGGATTCCGTAGTGGTCAATCCTCAAGGTTCAGAAGTCAGCGCCCGCAGTCTCGGCACGGCGTCTTCGCTGTCTTCACCCTCTCCGGAGGATGTCAGAGCGCAGTTGGAGCGGATGCTTGAGGGTGGGTCCTTTCGCGCCAGCCAGCGCAGGCGGGCGATGCTGCAATTCATCGTTGACGAAACGCTGGCCGGTCGCGGCGACAGGCTGAAGGGCGTCACATTGGCCCTCTCCGTCTTCGGGCGGGACGAAACCTTTGATCAGCGGTCCGATCCGGTTGTGCGCCTGGAAGCACGGCGGCTGCGCACTGATCTCGACAGCTACTATGTCGACGCCGGCAGCGAGGATCCCGTTCGCATCACCATTCCCAAGGGTGGCTACGTCCCGCATTTCGCCTGGCAGAATCAGCACGTGGACGCGTCAGCGCCGCCATCCGAGCCAGATCCGCAAGACCTGGTACCCCCGTCGAGGGACGCGACTGCGACGCCTTCGCCCGATGCTGAGACCGCCGGCAAACGCCGCCGCGGACGTCTGGCAGTGGCCGTGGCGCTTCTTGCGCTCGGCGGTCTGGCGGCGTTCAGTGCGCTCGTTGTCGGGCTGCGCGGCTCGGAATCGGATGTAGCGGAAGCAGGCGTGCCTGCAATAGTGGTCCTGCCGTTCGAGGCGTATGGAGACTCCGAGGACATTGGGCTGATCGCCTCCGGCGTGACCGAGGAACTGATCGCGAATCTCATGCTTTTTCAGGATTTCCGGCTCTACGCGACGACGACCAGCTTTCGTCTCGATGCGGGTGTCGACCCGGAAATCCTGAAGCGCGACCTGGGGGTTTCGTTCATTGTGACGGGCGTCATGCAACTGCAGAACGGTCGGGTGCAGCTCCACGCCCGTCTGATTGACACGGAATCTGGCCAAGTTCACTGGAGTGGCAGCTATTCAGAAGCGCTCACACCGGGGAATCTGTTCGGCGTCCAACGCGATCTGGCGGTAGCGATCTCAACCGAACTCGGCCAGCCTTACGGCGCCGTAAACGAGGCCATCAATCGGCGCATGATCCCCGGCAGCAGGCCCAGCATGCCGAGCTACACCTGTGTGCTGCGCGCCTATGATTACCGGCGGAGCTTCGATGACGCGCTCTTTGCGCCCGCTTTTGCCTGCCTGAAGCAGGCGGTCGTGCGTGATCCCGAGTATGCCGACGCCTGGGCGATGCTCGGCTGGCTGCACCTCGACGCGGCGCGGCAGGGCATCGCGCCGGAGGCTGAGCACCCGGCGGAGATGAGCGCGGCGTTCGATGCAGCCTCTCACGCCGTCGAGCTCGAGCCCCGCAATCCGCGGACGCTGGCGGCGCTCTCTGTTGTCATGTTCCACCGGGGTGACTACGCCGCATCAGAGAATCTGCAACGCGAGGTGTTGGCGCTGAACCCGTACGATCCGGACACCCTCGCCCAGCTCGGCTGGCGGCTGGCGGTGCGCGGCAACCGGGAGGGTCTCGAATATCTGCAGCAGGCAATAGCGCGCAGCGCCAATCCGCTGGACTGGTATTACCATATGATTGCCGTCTACGCCTATCTCGATGGCGACTACGCGCGCGCCCTTGCGGCGGCTGAGAAATCCTCGACGTCCGGCTCATCCCTGGGTCTGTCATTCGCCGCGATGAGCTACGCCAAGCTTGGCGACATGGAGGCAGCGCACGACGCGCTTACTGCCATGGCAGAGTCATGGCCGCTGATGGGGCGCGATCCCGCCGCCGCCTACCGCGTGTATCACACCGACGAGTTGATTGTCGAGGCGCTGGTCGAGGGGTTGCGTGCGGCCGGGTGGACTCCACCGGCGGAGGCGTCGCTGAGCGGTCCTTCCACTGGGAATTCCGCTCGACATTGACGGCAATGTAACAGGCAACCCGGAAACGCCGCGCTCGTACCCTTCGAGATTCTCGAAACATTGCGACGGATTGTCAGCGCTATCACCTGTTCTGGTGCGGGTTTGATTTTTTTGGCGGTACTGTTGCAGGCGCCTGGTCAGGAACGCATCACCAGTTAATGCGGCTGTACTCAGCAACGCCGTGATTCGCGCTCGGTCATAGTCTACCCGGCGCTCACGCGGTAAAATCTCAGTGCTTGTTGCCCGGACTGCCAGCTCACGCCGGTCAGCAAAGTTTTCGCAAACCACAGAGAAAATGTTGATGGACACTGATTGGACACCGACTCGGATGCGTGAAGTATTCGAAAGCGTCAAGAACTGGGGAAGATGGGGAGACGACGATGAGCATGGTGCCCTGAATCTCATCACCGACGCGAAACGCCGCGAAGCTGCAGCAGCGGTCCGGATTGGCGAAGTGGTCAGCTGCGCAAGGGAACTGGCGGTACAGCCCACTGTGGAGAATCCGAATCCGGCATTGCATATGATGATCCAGGGTGGGGACGATTGTGTCATTCCTGGAGTTGGTCTAGAGGCGGCAATGGATTTTGTCGGTGTTGCCTTCCACGGCATGGCTACTACGCACATTGACGCACTCTGCCACGTTTTTGTTGACGGTCTGATGTACAACGGATTTGCTGCAACGGAGGTAAAAAGTACCGGGGCTCGACACGGCAGCATCATGTGCACGAGCGAAGGCATCAGCTCCCGTGGGGTGCTGCTGGATATCCCGCGATTGCTTGGCGTCGAGTGGATTGAAGCCAGCACCGCAATTACCGTGGCTCATCTCGAAGCCGCAGAGAAGTCACAAGGGGTCAAGGTGGAAGAGGGAGACATTCTCCTCGTATCTGCAGGACGCGACGCACGCCGCGAGAAACAGGGGCCCTGGGATCCTCTGACTGACGGACTCGCGGGAATGCATCCTGAGTGTGTTGAGTGGATCCATCAGCGAGGCGTCGCTGTACTTGGCAGCGATGGTGTATCCGATGCGTTGCCGAATATTGATATCGAGGGTTGGGGGATGCCTATACATCAGTGCGCGTTGGTCGCGATGGGTGTGCACCTGCTCGACAACCTGCGGCTCGATCGTCTCTCGCAAGCCTGCGCGAAGCACAACC is a genomic window containing:
- a CDS encoding cyclase family protein, whose translation is MREVFESVKNWGRWGDDDEHGALNLITDAKRREAAAAVRIGEVVSCARELAVQPTVENPNPALHMMIQGGDDCVIPGVGLEAAMDFVGVAFHGMATTHIDALCHVFVDGLMYNGFAATEVKSTGARHGSIMCTSEGISSRGVLLDIPRLLGVEWIEASTAITVAHLEAAEKSQGVKVEEGDILLVSAGRDARREKQGPWDPLTDGLAGMHPECVEWIHQRGVAVLGSDGVSDALPNIDIEGWGMPIHQCALVAMGVHLLDNLRLDRLSQACAKHNQWSFLFTVAPLRIERATGSPVNPIAML
- a CDS encoding arylsulfatase, coding for MAPAYAQAAEQKQPNILFIMGDDIGIMNVGAYHQGLMVGETPNIDRLAKEGARFMTYYAEQSCTAGRTAFSTGMHPLRAGMVMPQLPGATSSLLPGTPAIAKFLLDLGYNTGEFGKNHLGDKSASLPTAHGFQEFWGYLYHLDAMQGVSFPDINSSPTDQAVVPPCKNTPVKGLKEVPGAIDPEDGLCMFPPRPVLHCTSKDGSEKNQSCKDMGPLTLERSKTIDEEISTQVIDFLDRNDPDKTDKPFFVWYNPARMHVTTMLSEKYLDMLGEKGGKDWGINEAGMKQMDDNIGYVFKKLEEMGEMDNTIIVFTTDNGAESITYPDGGITPFRGGKLTTWEGGMRAPMLVRWPGHVEAGTNPDQIFSSLDWVPTLVNIAGGPSGDGLKKRIEAGKYPGIVKTTLDGFDQRDYLEGKADSARDTFFYYTGAQPSAVRYKNWKFYYTMVSSNALEAFNDASSYHWTQINNLKRDPFERSVASAEGTLLGYGGALAAPSTAFIYDWNLLPIGQLLWLKELETYRTFPALQT